One Aegilops tauschii subsp. strangulata cultivar AL8/78 chromosome 7, Aet v6.0, whole genome shotgun sequence genomic window carries:
- the LOC109775517 gene encoding xyloglucan endotransglucosylase protein 7, whose translation MMMASGPRRTVVCCVLPLLLLLAGAARAAGNFYQDVDITWGDGRGKILGGGDVLTLSLDRASGSGFQSKNQYLYGRFDMQIKLVPGDSAGTVATFYLSSQGSAHDEIDFEFLGNASGQPYTVHTNVYSQGKGGREQQFRMWFDPTADFHTYSVVWNPTHILLYVDGTPIREHRNREAATGVAYPRSQAMRVYASVWDAEEWATQGGRVKTDWSRAPFVASYKGFAASGCASQDAAACARSNGAWMYQELDATALDRLQWVQKNYMIYNYCADTWRFKDGAPPECATK comes from the exons ATGATGATGGCGTCCGGTCCCAGGAGAACAGTCGTGTGCTGTGTGCtgccactgctgctgctgcttgccgGCGCGGCCCGCGCGGCGGGCAACTTCTACCAGGACGTGGACATCACGTGGGGCGACGGGCGCGGCAAGATCCTCGGCGGCGGAGACGTCCTCACGCTGTCCCTCGACCGGGCCTCCGGCTCCGGTTTCCAGTCCAAGAACCAGTACCTGTACGGCCGGTTCGACATGCAGATCAAGCTCGTCCCCGGCGACTCCGCCGGCACCGTCGCCACTTTCTAC CTGTCGTCGCAGGGTTCGGCGCACGACGAGATCGACTTCGAGTTCCTGGGGAACGCGAGCGGGCAGCCCTACACGGTGCACACCAACGTGTACAGCCAGGGCAAGGGCGGCCGGGAGCAGCAGTTCCGCATGTGGTTCGACCCCACCGCCGACTTCCACACCTACTCCGTCGTCTGGAACCCCACACACATCCT GTTGTACGTGGACGGGACGCCGATCCGGGAGCACCGGAACCGGGAGGCGGCGACGGGGGTGGCGTACCCGCGGAGCCAGGCGATGCGGGTGTACGCCAGCGTGTGGGACGCGGAGGAGTGGGCGACGCAGGGCGGGCGGGTGAAGACGGACTGGTCGCGGGCGCCGTTCGTGGCGTCGTACAAGGGCTTCGCCGCGAGCGGGTGCGCGTCACAGGACGCGGCGGCGTGCGCCAGGTCCAACGGCGCGTGGATGTACCAGGAGCTGGACGCCACCGCGCTGGACCGCCTCCAGTGGGTGCAGAAGAACTACATGATCTACAACTACTGCGCCGACACCTGGAGGTTCAAGGACGGGGCCCCGCCCGAGTGCGCCACCAAGTAG